From the Arctopsyche grandis isolate Sample6627 chromosome 11, ASM5162203v2, whole genome shotgun sequence genome, one window contains:
- the Pur-alpha gene encoding purine-rich binding protein-alpha isoform X5 produces the protein MSDRGSHEDGLNAQKYHGQGMESNSNNFDSGQQQQEQELATKMLQIQSKRFYLDVKQNRRGRFIKVAEIGADGRRSQVFLALSTAAEFRDHLSSFSDYYSSLGPPNPDSVPEDGKLKSEMMLKDNRRYYLDLKENSRGRFLRVRVSQTIPRGGQRTQVAIPAQGMIEFRDALTDLLEDFGTDDGGFKGELPEGRLLRVDNKIFYFDIGQNHRGIYMRVSEVKNKFRTAITVPEKCWGNFRDILAEYCDKMGRAAAGTTPAAPTTPNPPAHQDMVSD, from the exons ATGTCGGACCGCGGCAGCCACGAGGACGGCCTAAACGCACAGA AATACCATGGCCAAGGAATGGAGTCAAATAGCAATAACTTTGACTCTG GTCAACAACAACAAGAGCAAGAATTAGCTACTAAAATGCTCCAAATTCAATCTAAACGTTTTTATCTCGATGTAAAACAAAATCGACGAGGTCGATTCATCAAAGTTGCTGAG ATTGGTGCTGACGGTAGACGTAGTCAGGTTTTCTTGGCTCTGTCCACAGCAGCAGAGTTCCGTGATCATCTGTCTTCTTTTAGTGATTACTATTCATCACTCG GTCCTCCGAATCCAGATAGCGTACCCGAAGATggtaaattaaaatctgaaatgatGCTAAAAGATAACAGACGATATTATTTGGATCTTAAAGAGAATTCTAGGGGAAGATTTTTACGTGTAAGA GTTTCTCAAACTATACCACGAGGAGGGCAGCGAACGCAAGTAGCAATCCCGGCTCAGGGAATGATCGAGTTCCGAGATGCCCTCACGGACTTATTAGAAGATTTTGGGACCGACGATGGAGG tttcaaaggaGAACTACCCGAGGGGCGACTGTTGCGAGTAGACAACaagattttttatttcgatattggTCAGAATCATCGCGGCATCTATATGCGTGTGAGCGAG GTTAAAAACAAATTTCGCACGGCGATCACGGTGCCGGAGAAGTGTTGGGGTAATTTTCGCGACATATTAGCGGAGTATTGTGATAAGATGGGTCGTGCCGCCGCCGGGACCACTCCGGCTGCGCCCACCACACCCAATCCACCGGCACATCAAGATATGGTATCTGAT TAA
- the Pur-alpha gene encoding purine-rich binding protein-alpha isoform X3, producing MSDRGSHEDGLNAQKYHGQGMESNSNNFDSGQQQQEQELATKMLQIQSKRFYLDVKQNRRGRFIKVAEIGADGRRSQVFLALSTAAEFRDHLSSFSDYYSSLGPPNPDSVPEDGKLKSEMMLKDNRRYYLDLKENSRGRFLRVRVSQTIPRGGQRTQVAIPAQGMIEFRDALTDLLEDFGTDDGGFKGELPEGRLLRVDNKIFYFDIGQNHRGIYMRVSECLMSFDPQVKNKFRTAITVPEKCWGNFRDILAEYCDKMGRAAAGTTPAAPTTPNPPAHQDM from the exons ATGTCGGACCGCGGCAGCCACGAGGACGGCCTAAACGCACAGA AATACCATGGCCAAGGAATGGAGTCAAATAGCAATAACTTTGACTCTG GTCAACAACAACAAGAGCAAGAATTAGCTACTAAAATGCTCCAAATTCAATCTAAACGTTTTTATCTCGATGTAAAACAAAATCGACGAGGTCGATTCATCAAAGTTGCTGAG ATTGGTGCTGACGGTAGACGTAGTCAGGTTTTCTTGGCTCTGTCCACAGCAGCAGAGTTCCGTGATCATCTGTCTTCTTTTAGTGATTACTATTCATCACTCG GTCCTCCGAATCCAGATAGCGTACCCGAAGATggtaaattaaaatctgaaatgatGCTAAAAGATAACAGACGATATTATTTGGATCTTAAAGAGAATTCTAGGGGAAGATTTTTACGTGTAAGA GTTTCTCAAACTATACCACGAGGAGGGCAGCGAACGCAAGTAGCAATCCCGGCTCAGGGAATGATCGAGTTCCGAGATGCCCTCACGGACTTATTAGAAGATTTTGGGACCGACGATGGAGG tttcaaaggaGAACTACCCGAGGGGCGACTGTTGCGAGTAGACAACaagattttttatttcgatattggTCAGAATCATCGCGGCATCTATATGCGTGTGAGCGAG TGTTTGATGTCGTTCGATCCGCAGGTTAAAAACAAATTTCGCACGGCGATCACGGTGCCGGAGAAGTGTTGGGGTAATTTTCGCGACATATTAGCGGAGTATTGTGATAAGATGGGTCGTGCCGCCGCCGGGACCACTCCGGCTGCGCCCACCACACCCAATCCACCGGCACATCAAGATATG TAA
- the Pur-alpha gene encoding purine-rich binding protein-alpha isoform X1, with product MSDRGSHEDGLNAQKYHGQGMESNSNNFDSGQQQQEQELATKMLQIQSKRFYLDVKQNRRGRFIKVAEIGADGRRSQVFLALSTAAEFRDHLSSFSDYYSSLGPPNPDSVPEDGKLKSEMMLKDNRRYYLDLKENSRGRFLRVRVSQTIPRGGQRTQVAIPAQGMIEFRDALTDLLEDFGTDDGGFKGELPEGRLLRVDNKIFYFDIGQNHRGIYMRVSECLMSFDPQVKNKFRTAITVPEKCWGNFRDILAEYCDKMGRAAAGTTPAAPTTPNPPAHQDMVSD from the exons ATGTCGGACCGCGGCAGCCACGAGGACGGCCTAAACGCACAGA AATACCATGGCCAAGGAATGGAGTCAAATAGCAATAACTTTGACTCTG GTCAACAACAACAAGAGCAAGAATTAGCTACTAAAATGCTCCAAATTCAATCTAAACGTTTTTATCTCGATGTAAAACAAAATCGACGAGGTCGATTCATCAAAGTTGCTGAG ATTGGTGCTGACGGTAGACGTAGTCAGGTTTTCTTGGCTCTGTCCACAGCAGCAGAGTTCCGTGATCATCTGTCTTCTTTTAGTGATTACTATTCATCACTCG GTCCTCCGAATCCAGATAGCGTACCCGAAGATggtaaattaaaatctgaaatgatGCTAAAAGATAACAGACGATATTATTTGGATCTTAAAGAGAATTCTAGGGGAAGATTTTTACGTGTAAGA GTTTCTCAAACTATACCACGAGGAGGGCAGCGAACGCAAGTAGCAATCCCGGCTCAGGGAATGATCGAGTTCCGAGATGCCCTCACGGACTTATTAGAAGATTTTGGGACCGACGATGGAGG tttcaaaggaGAACTACCCGAGGGGCGACTGTTGCGAGTAGACAACaagattttttatttcgatattggTCAGAATCATCGCGGCATCTATATGCGTGTGAGCGAG TGTTTGATGTCGTTCGATCCGCAGGTTAAAAACAAATTTCGCACGGCGATCACGGTGCCGGAGAAGTGTTGGGGTAATTTTCGCGACATATTAGCGGAGTATTGTGATAAGATGGGTCGTGCCGCCGCCGGGACCACTCCGGCTGCGCCCACCACACCCAATCCACCGGCACATCAAGATATGGTATCTGAT TAA
- the Pur-alpha gene encoding purine-rich binding protein-alpha isoform X2, translating to MSDRGSHEDGLNAQKYHGQGMESNSNNFDSGQQQQEQELATKMLQIQSKRFYLDVKQNRRGRFIKVAEIGADGRRSQVFLALSTAAEFRDHLSSFSDYYSSLGPPNPDSVPEDGKLKSEMMLKDNRRYYLDLKENSRGRFLRVSQTIPRGGQRTQVAIPAQGMIEFRDALTDLLEDFGTDDGGFKGELPEGRLLRVDNKIFYFDIGQNHRGIYMRVSECLMSFDPQVKNKFRTAITVPEKCWGNFRDILAEYCDKMGRAAAGTTPAAPTTPNPPAHQDMVSD from the exons ATGTCGGACCGCGGCAGCCACGAGGACGGCCTAAACGCACAGA AATACCATGGCCAAGGAATGGAGTCAAATAGCAATAACTTTGACTCTG GTCAACAACAACAAGAGCAAGAATTAGCTACTAAAATGCTCCAAATTCAATCTAAACGTTTTTATCTCGATGTAAAACAAAATCGACGAGGTCGATTCATCAAAGTTGCTGAG ATTGGTGCTGACGGTAGACGTAGTCAGGTTTTCTTGGCTCTGTCCACAGCAGCAGAGTTCCGTGATCATCTGTCTTCTTTTAGTGATTACTATTCATCACTCG GTCCTCCGAATCCAGATAGCGTACCCGAAGATggtaaattaaaatctgaaatgatGCTAAAAGATAACAGACGATATTATTTGGATCTTAAAGAGAATTCTAGGGGAAGATTTTTACGT GTTTCTCAAACTATACCACGAGGAGGGCAGCGAACGCAAGTAGCAATCCCGGCTCAGGGAATGATCGAGTTCCGAGATGCCCTCACGGACTTATTAGAAGATTTTGGGACCGACGATGGAGG tttcaaaggaGAACTACCCGAGGGGCGACTGTTGCGAGTAGACAACaagattttttatttcgatattggTCAGAATCATCGCGGCATCTATATGCGTGTGAGCGAG TGTTTGATGTCGTTCGATCCGCAGGTTAAAAACAAATTTCGCACGGCGATCACGGTGCCGGAGAAGTGTTGGGGTAATTTTCGCGACATATTAGCGGAGTATTGTGATAAGATGGGTCGTGCCGCCGCCGGGACCACTCCGGCTGCGCCCACCACACCCAATCCACCGGCACATCAAGATATGGTATCTGAT TAA
- the Pur-alpha gene encoding purine-rich binding protein-alpha isoform X4, which translates to MSDRGSHEDGLNAQKYHGQGMESNSNNFDSGQQQQEQELATKMLQIQSKRFYLDVKQNRRGRFIKVAEIGADGRRSQVFLALSTAAEFRDHLSSFSDYYSSLGPPNPDSVPEDGKLKSEMMLKDNRRYYLDLKENSRGRFLRVSQTIPRGGQRTQVAIPAQGMIEFRDALTDLLEDFGTDDGGFKGELPEGRLLRVDNKIFYFDIGQNHRGIYMRVSECLMSFDPQVKNKFRTAITVPEKCWGNFRDILAEYCDKMGRAAAGTTPAAPTTPNPPAHQDM; encoded by the exons ATGTCGGACCGCGGCAGCCACGAGGACGGCCTAAACGCACAGA AATACCATGGCCAAGGAATGGAGTCAAATAGCAATAACTTTGACTCTG GTCAACAACAACAAGAGCAAGAATTAGCTACTAAAATGCTCCAAATTCAATCTAAACGTTTTTATCTCGATGTAAAACAAAATCGACGAGGTCGATTCATCAAAGTTGCTGAG ATTGGTGCTGACGGTAGACGTAGTCAGGTTTTCTTGGCTCTGTCCACAGCAGCAGAGTTCCGTGATCATCTGTCTTCTTTTAGTGATTACTATTCATCACTCG GTCCTCCGAATCCAGATAGCGTACCCGAAGATggtaaattaaaatctgaaatgatGCTAAAAGATAACAGACGATATTATTTGGATCTTAAAGAGAATTCTAGGGGAAGATTTTTACGT GTTTCTCAAACTATACCACGAGGAGGGCAGCGAACGCAAGTAGCAATCCCGGCTCAGGGAATGATCGAGTTCCGAGATGCCCTCACGGACTTATTAGAAGATTTTGGGACCGACGATGGAGG tttcaaaggaGAACTACCCGAGGGGCGACTGTTGCGAGTAGACAACaagattttttatttcgatattggTCAGAATCATCGCGGCATCTATATGCGTGTGAGCGAG TGTTTGATGTCGTTCGATCCGCAGGTTAAAAACAAATTTCGCACGGCGATCACGGTGCCGGAGAAGTGTTGGGGTAATTTTCGCGACATATTAGCGGAGTATTGTGATAAGATGGGTCGTGCCGCCGCCGGGACCACTCCGGCTGCGCCCACCACACCCAATCCACCGGCACATCAAGATATG TAA
- the Pur-alpha gene encoding purine-rich binding protein-alpha isoform X8, producing the protein MSDRGSHEDGLNAQKYHGQGMESNSNNFDSGQQQQEQELATKMLQIQSKRFYLDVKQNRRGRFIKVAEIGADGRRSQVFLALSTAAEFRDHLSSFSDYYSSLGPPNPDSVPEDGKLKSEMMLKDNRRYYLDLKENSRGRFLRVSQTIPRGGQRTQVAIPAQGMIEFRDALTDLLEDFGTDDGGFKGELPEGRLLRVDNKIFYFDIGQNHRGIYMRVSEVKNKFRTAITVPEKCWGNFRDILAEYCDKMGRAAAGTTPAAPTTPNPPAHQDM; encoded by the exons ATGTCGGACCGCGGCAGCCACGAGGACGGCCTAAACGCACAGA AATACCATGGCCAAGGAATGGAGTCAAATAGCAATAACTTTGACTCTG GTCAACAACAACAAGAGCAAGAATTAGCTACTAAAATGCTCCAAATTCAATCTAAACGTTTTTATCTCGATGTAAAACAAAATCGACGAGGTCGATTCATCAAAGTTGCTGAG ATTGGTGCTGACGGTAGACGTAGTCAGGTTTTCTTGGCTCTGTCCACAGCAGCAGAGTTCCGTGATCATCTGTCTTCTTTTAGTGATTACTATTCATCACTCG GTCCTCCGAATCCAGATAGCGTACCCGAAGATggtaaattaaaatctgaaatgatGCTAAAAGATAACAGACGATATTATTTGGATCTTAAAGAGAATTCTAGGGGAAGATTTTTACGT GTTTCTCAAACTATACCACGAGGAGGGCAGCGAACGCAAGTAGCAATCCCGGCTCAGGGAATGATCGAGTTCCGAGATGCCCTCACGGACTTATTAGAAGATTTTGGGACCGACGATGGAGG tttcaaaggaGAACTACCCGAGGGGCGACTGTTGCGAGTAGACAACaagattttttatttcgatattggTCAGAATCATCGCGGCATCTATATGCGTGTGAGCGAG GTTAAAAACAAATTTCGCACGGCGATCACGGTGCCGGAGAAGTGTTGGGGTAATTTTCGCGACATATTAGCGGAGTATTGTGATAAGATGGGTCGTGCCGCCGCCGGGACCACTCCGGCTGCGCCCACCACACCCAATCCACCGGCACATCAAGATATG TAA
- the Pur-alpha gene encoding purine-rich binding protein-alpha isoform X6 — protein sequence MSDRGSHEDGLNAQKYHGQGMESNSNNFDSGQQQQEQELATKMLQIQSKRFYLDVKQNRRGRFIKVAEIGADGRRSQVFLALSTAAEFRDHLSSFSDYYSSLGPPNPDSVPEDGKLKSEMMLKDNRRYYLDLKENSRGRFLRVSQTIPRGGQRTQVAIPAQGMIEFRDALTDLLEDFGTDDGGFKGELPEGRLLRVDNKIFYFDIGQNHRGIYMRVSEVKNKFRTAITVPEKCWGNFRDILAEYCDKMGRAAAGTTPAAPTTPNPPAHQDMVSD from the exons ATGTCGGACCGCGGCAGCCACGAGGACGGCCTAAACGCACAGA AATACCATGGCCAAGGAATGGAGTCAAATAGCAATAACTTTGACTCTG GTCAACAACAACAAGAGCAAGAATTAGCTACTAAAATGCTCCAAATTCAATCTAAACGTTTTTATCTCGATGTAAAACAAAATCGACGAGGTCGATTCATCAAAGTTGCTGAG ATTGGTGCTGACGGTAGACGTAGTCAGGTTTTCTTGGCTCTGTCCACAGCAGCAGAGTTCCGTGATCATCTGTCTTCTTTTAGTGATTACTATTCATCACTCG GTCCTCCGAATCCAGATAGCGTACCCGAAGATggtaaattaaaatctgaaatgatGCTAAAAGATAACAGACGATATTATTTGGATCTTAAAGAGAATTCTAGGGGAAGATTTTTACGT GTTTCTCAAACTATACCACGAGGAGGGCAGCGAACGCAAGTAGCAATCCCGGCTCAGGGAATGATCGAGTTCCGAGATGCCCTCACGGACTTATTAGAAGATTTTGGGACCGACGATGGAGG tttcaaaggaGAACTACCCGAGGGGCGACTGTTGCGAGTAGACAACaagattttttatttcgatattggTCAGAATCATCGCGGCATCTATATGCGTGTGAGCGAG GTTAAAAACAAATTTCGCACGGCGATCACGGTGCCGGAGAAGTGTTGGGGTAATTTTCGCGACATATTAGCGGAGTATTGTGATAAGATGGGTCGTGCCGCCGCCGGGACCACTCCGGCTGCGCCCACCACACCCAATCCACCGGCACATCAAGATATGGTATCTGAT TAA
- the Pur-alpha gene encoding purine-rich binding protein-alpha isoform X7, with protein MSDRGSHEDGLNAQKYHGQGMESNSNNFDSGQQQQEQELATKMLQIQSKRFYLDVKQNRRGRFIKVAEIGADGRRSQVFLALSTAAEFRDHLSSFSDYYSSLGPPNPDSVPEDGKLKSEMMLKDNRRYYLDLKENSRGRFLRVRVSQTIPRGGQRTQVAIPAQGMIEFRDALTDLLEDFGTDDGGFKGELPEGRLLRVDNKIFYFDIGQNHRGIYMRVSEVKNKFRTAITVPEKCWGNFRDILAEYCDKMGRAAAGTTPAAPTTPNPPAHQDM; from the exons ATGTCGGACCGCGGCAGCCACGAGGACGGCCTAAACGCACAGA AATACCATGGCCAAGGAATGGAGTCAAATAGCAATAACTTTGACTCTG GTCAACAACAACAAGAGCAAGAATTAGCTACTAAAATGCTCCAAATTCAATCTAAACGTTTTTATCTCGATGTAAAACAAAATCGACGAGGTCGATTCATCAAAGTTGCTGAG ATTGGTGCTGACGGTAGACGTAGTCAGGTTTTCTTGGCTCTGTCCACAGCAGCAGAGTTCCGTGATCATCTGTCTTCTTTTAGTGATTACTATTCATCACTCG GTCCTCCGAATCCAGATAGCGTACCCGAAGATggtaaattaaaatctgaaatgatGCTAAAAGATAACAGACGATATTATTTGGATCTTAAAGAGAATTCTAGGGGAAGATTTTTACGTGTAAGA GTTTCTCAAACTATACCACGAGGAGGGCAGCGAACGCAAGTAGCAATCCCGGCTCAGGGAATGATCGAGTTCCGAGATGCCCTCACGGACTTATTAGAAGATTTTGGGACCGACGATGGAGG tttcaaaggaGAACTACCCGAGGGGCGACTGTTGCGAGTAGACAACaagattttttatttcgatattggTCAGAATCATCGCGGCATCTATATGCGTGTGAGCGAG GTTAAAAACAAATTTCGCACGGCGATCACGGTGCCGGAGAAGTGTTGGGGTAATTTTCGCGACATATTAGCGGAGTATTGTGATAAGATGGGTCGTGCCGCCGCCGGGACCACTCCGGCTGCGCCCACCACACCCAATCCACCGGCACATCAAGATATG TAA